A region of Halalkaliarchaeum desulfuricum DNA encodes the following proteins:
- a CDS encoding Cdc6/Cdc18 family protein, with the protein MPEYFQDRSSIFADESVLVEEYTPDELPEREAELTELGAALSPGLGTGRPHDVFLQGKTGQGKTAAARFILDEFEAEAADKDVDLTTIFHTCAGQTSSYQVVCNLVEQQTGENPNGHPKRTVFDHFYDLLNDIGGTIVLVLDEVDAIGQNDLLLYELSRAKDNDHIADDVDVSVIGISNDGNFLAELSPKVKDSFRERRVMFDAYDAEQLRSILERRVEKAFVDDAVDESAIALCAGYAANDQGSARQAIDYLYEAGEIALRQGDTRVTDEHAEQAEAKVDRRSVMRSIEELTLQDHLALVALVVLEAHGETPARTRRVYATYRNVCAEIDANDISLDRVRDHLKELDLLGVTQYTTRTAGSEGGRKYFWELNTDLGATIEVLDSIDRLDGVMHLVR; encoded by the coding sequence ATGCCGGAGTATTTTCAGGACCGGTCGTCGATTTTTGCCGACGAGTCCGTTCTGGTTGAAGAATACACGCCGGACGAACTCCCGGAACGCGAGGCCGAACTCACGGAATTAGGCGCTGCCCTGAGTCCCGGGTTGGGGACTGGCAGGCCTCACGACGTGTTCCTCCAGGGGAAGACAGGTCAGGGAAAGACGGCCGCGGCTCGGTTCATCCTCGATGAGTTCGAAGCCGAGGCGGCCGACAAGGACGTCGATCTCACGACGATCTTTCACACGTGTGCCGGACAGACCTCGTCGTATCAAGTCGTCTGTAATCTCGTCGAACAGCAGACGGGTGAGAACCCGAACGGCCATCCAAAGCGAACGGTGTTCGATCACTTTTATGATCTCCTCAACGATATCGGCGGGACGATCGTCCTCGTTCTCGACGAAGTCGACGCCATCGGGCAAAACGACCTCCTCCTGTACGAACTGAGTCGTGCGAAGGACAACGACCACATCGCCGACGACGTCGACGTGAGTGTGATCGGCATCAGCAACGACGGGAACTTCCTCGCAGAGCTCTCGCCGAAAGTGAAAGACTCGTTCCGGGAGCGTAGGGTCATGTTCGACGCGTACGACGCGGAGCAGCTCCGGTCGATCCTCGAACGTCGCGTCGAGAAAGCCTTCGTCGACGATGCCGTCGACGAGAGCGCGATCGCGCTGTGTGCCGGCTACGCCGCGAACGATCAGGGCTCCGCCCGGCAGGCGATCGACTACCTCTACGAGGCCGGCGAGATCGCGCTCCGGCAGGGCGACACGCGAGTGACGGACGAACACGCCGAGCAGGCCGAGGCGAAAGTCGACCGGCGGTCCGTCATGCGAAGCATCGAGGAGCTCACGCTCCAGGACCATCTGGCCCTCGTCGCGCTCGTCGTCCTGGAGGCTCACGGAGAGACCCCCGCACGGACGCGACGGGTGTATGCGACCTACCGAAACGTCTGTGCGGAGATCGACGCAAACGACATTTCGCTGGACCGCGTCCGTGACCATCTCAAGGAACTCGATCTGCTCGGCGTTACGCAGTACACGACCCGGACAGCCGGATCCGAAGGGGGACGGAAGTACTTCTGGGAACTCAATACGGATCTGGGTGCGACGATCGAAGTCCTGGATTCGATCGATCGGCTCGACGGGGTGATGCATCTGGTCAGATAG
- a CDS encoding right-handed parallel beta-helix repeat-containing protein, giving the protein MNRETQPFRRRTMLKTIGASVVASGALAGGAVGSDHCDHTVEDGESIQAAINEAEDGDVICIESGTYEESLNITQADGLTLEGAGPGEVVVDASGEKGYGVDGVFSSDEWGSDVTLRGFTLKGPRQGTASQNFGLKLSYIDGLTVENVHVTESRRTGIDVNPAENVSLRDVKSTDNDANGIAIRDAADVTVDNATTEGNAWGGFAFYALGEESVDNVVISNSTFQNEPAGIYLQHTDHTNIRIRESSLVDNTVGLAVAESVDGGEVTANNNNIEGNADYGVVNQSDGILDARRCWWGDRRGPNNPADERGGDGDTVSENVRFRPHRNRPV; this is encoded by the coding sequence ATGAACCGCGAAACTCAGCCGTTTCGACGACGTACAATGCTTAAAACGATCGGCGCGTCCGTAGTTGCGAGTGGCGCGTTAGCGGGAGGCGCAGTCGGCAGCGATCACTGTGACCACACAGTAGAGGATGGGGAATCTATTCAAGCTGCAATTAATGAGGCAGAAGATGGCGATGTCATTTGCATTGAGTCAGGCACGTACGAGGAGAGTCTCAACATTACTCAGGCAGACGGCTTGACGCTCGAAGGTGCCGGGCCTGGTGAAGTAGTGGTCGATGCCTCGGGAGAAAAGGGGTATGGTGTAGATGGCGTCTTCTCGTCAGATGAGTGGGGCAGTGACGTTACACTTCGCGGATTCACCTTAAAAGGCCCGAGGCAAGGAACCGCATCACAGAACTTCGGACTGAAACTCTCATATATAGATGGGTTGACCGTTGAGAACGTGCACGTCACAGAGAGTCGTCGGACAGGTATCGATGTCAATCCTGCCGAGAATGTATCGTTACGTGATGTCAAATCGACGGACAATGATGCAAACGGGATCGCCATCCGGGACGCTGCCGACGTGACTGTCGACAATGCGACGACTGAGGGCAATGCGTGGGGAGGGTTTGCTTTCTATGCACTAGGCGAGGAGAGCGTAGACAATGTGGTCATCTCCAATTCGACTTTCCAGAACGAACCAGCGGGCATCTATCTACAACATACTGATCATACAAATATTCGTATTAGAGAGAGTTCTCTCGTGGATAACACGGTGGGATTGGCGGTGGCGGAAAGCGTAGACGGTGGAGAAGTAACGGCGAACAACAACAATATCGAAGGCAATGCCGATTATGGTGTCGTGAATCAAAGCGATGGTATCCTCGATGCTCGACGGTGCTGGTGGGGCGACAGACGAGGACCGAACAATCCCGCAGATGAACGTGGTGGCGACGGGGACACAGTTTCCGAGAACGTGCGCTTTCGCCCCCACCGGAATAGACCAGTCTGA
- a CDS encoding ABC transporter ATP-binding protein — MSEAEEISRREQLRALIRVARYRPVFTAAIVVGGVFAALLEGVGLSFILPIVEIVQAPGDPAAEADGVMLAFVTAYQYLGIPFTLGFVIAGVSLVLAIRWTSTFLVRWLREALVVDYTREIQKRSFDNALDARIAYFDEEGSDDILNAIVTQAEYAGRTIKYVIQLIEQFFLALMYLAIALILAPYLTLFAIALLGGFTVLFRYVVEPGYELGDKVAEANELVQQTAQAGTQGIRDTKAFGLRKELFQDFLDAVNQFAESSIKLRRNEQAIKSFYNLLTAVSVFILIYLAIVFADMSLGALGIFLFAMFRLGPKASNLNSLFYKVENNLPHLVRTQQFIDELERNSEPDADAEPVPSEVRTVEFDDVWFSYNDDEQVLRGIDFEVEKGEFIGFVGQSGAGKSTIVSLLARMYEVDRGEIRANGRPIDEMDIDEWRDRLSLVRQSPFIFNDTLRYNLTVGNRDVSERELDRVCEIAKVDEFMMDLPEGYDTMLGDDGVRLSGGQKQRVALARALIEDADLLVLDEATSDLDSNLEKQVQQAIEEMERDYAIITIAHRLSTVKNADRIYTVEDGRITEAGEHGELVDNGGKYAELYGIQSSG; from the coding sequence ATGAGCGAGGCCGAAGAGATCAGTCGGCGCGAGCAGCTCCGGGCGCTGATACGGGTCGCCAGATATCGCCCGGTGTTTACCGCCGCGATCGTGGTCGGCGGCGTCTTCGCCGCCCTGCTCGAGGGCGTCGGCCTGAGTTTTATCCTCCCGATCGTCGAGATCGTCCAGGCCCCCGGCGATCCCGCAGCCGAAGCCGACGGGGTGATGCTTGCGTTCGTGACTGCCTATCAGTACCTCGGCATTCCCTTCACCCTCGGATTCGTCATCGCCGGCGTGAGTCTGGTGCTCGCGATACGGTGGACGTCGACGTTCCTGGTTCGGTGGCTTCGAGAGGCACTGGTCGTCGATTACACGCGAGAGATCCAGAAGCGTTCCTTCGACAATGCGCTGGATGCACGAATCGCGTACTTCGACGAGGAGGGATCCGACGACATCCTCAACGCCATCGTCACGCAGGCTGAGTATGCCGGGCGGACGATCAAGTACGTGATTCAACTGATAGAGCAGTTCTTCTTGGCCTTAATGTATCTCGCAATCGCACTCATTCTGGCCCCGTATCTGACGCTGTTTGCGATCGCGCTGCTGGGTGGGTTTACAGTGTTGTTCCGGTACGTCGTCGAGCCGGGATACGAACTCGGTGACAAGGTCGCCGAGGCGAACGAACTCGTCCAACAGACGGCGCAGGCAGGGACACAGGGGATTCGGGACACGAAGGCGTTCGGACTCAGAAAAGAACTGTTTCAGGACTTCCTCGATGCAGTGAACCAATTCGCGGAGTCGAGTATCAAGCTTCGCCGAAATGAGCAGGCGATCAAGAGCTTTTACAACCTGTTGACTGCCGTATCCGTGTTCATTCTGATCTATCTGGCCATCGTCTTTGCCGACATGTCGCTTGGCGCGTTGGGGATCTTCCTGTTCGCGATGTTCCGGTTGGGGCCGAAGGCGAGTAACCTGAACTCGCTGTTTTATAAGGTCGAGAACAACCTTCCGCACCTGGTTCGAACCCAGCAGTTCATCGACGAACTCGAACGGAACAGCGAGCCCGACGCCGATGCAGAGCCGGTTCCAAGCGAGGTTCGGACCGTCGAGTTCGACGACGTGTGGTTCTCCTATAACGACGACGAGCAGGTTCTTCGCGGCATCGACTTCGAGGTGGAGAAGGGCGAGTTTATCGGGTTCGTCGGGCAGTCGGGTGCCGGGAAGTCGACGATCGTGTCGTTGCTGGCACGGATGTACGAGGTCGATCGAGGAGAGATTCGGGCGAACGGTCGGCCGATCGACGAGATGGACATCGACGAGTGGCGCGATCGGCTGTCGTTGGTACGGCAGAGTCCGTTTATCTTCAACGACACGCTTCGGTACAATCTGACGGTCGGGAACCGGGACGTGAGCGAGCGGGAGCTGGATCGGGTGTGTGAGATCGCGAAGGTGGACGAGTTCATGATGGATCTGCCCGAGGGATACGACACGATGTTGGGAGATGATGGGGTTCGGCTTTCTGGTGGGCAGAAGCAGCGGGTTGCGTTGGCGCGGGCGTTGATCGAGGACGCGGATCTGTTGGTTCTGGACGAGGCAACGAGTGACCTAGACTCGAATCTGGAGAAGCAGGTGCAGCAGGCGATCGAAGAGATGGAACGCGACTATGCTATTATTACGATTGCGCATCGGTTGTCGACGGTGAAGAACGCGGATCGGATCTATACGGTCGAGGATGGCCGGATTACGGAGGCTGGGGAGCACGGAGAGTTGGTCGATAACGGTGGGAAATACGCAGAGCTGTACGGAATCCAGTCGAGTGGATAG
- a CDS encoding type II toxin-antitoxin system VapC family toxin, giving the protein MSVFLDTGVLYAHHDRDATRHDVATRALERVLRSVEYGRPMTSDYVYDETVTLTHRQTGRVSDAVTVGRRIRGAGYPDAIELLYSSPRRFEDAVAIYERYDDHGLNFTDAMTVAMVEHHDVDSVLSFDDDFDGLVDRLVPETLLD; this is encoded by the coding sequence ATGAGCGTCTTCCTCGACACGGGCGTCCTGTACGCGCACCACGATCGTGACGCGACCCGCCACGACGTCGCCACGCGGGCACTGGAACGCGTCCTTCGATCGGTGGAGTACGGCCGCCCGATGACCAGCGACTACGTCTACGACGAGACGGTGACCCTCACCCACCGGCAGACGGGACGGGTATCCGACGCGGTGACGGTCGGGCGCCGGATCCGGGGAGCGGGATATCCGGACGCCATCGAGTTGCTCTACTCCTCGCCACGGCGCTTCGAGGACGCCGTCGCAATCTACGAACGGTACGACGACCACGGACTCAACTTCACCGACGCGATGACCGTCGCGATGGTCGAGCACCACGACGTCGACTCGGTGTTGAGCTTCGACGACGATTTCGACGGCCTGGTCGATCGGCTCGTCCCCGAAACGCTGCTCGACTGA
- a CDS encoding VanZ family protein has translation MRPTIPLLPRPIRWTAVAAVAGLILYASLLSPPPETIVDDARPWFSPLSYWRHFVAYCTLAGTLAYATDHWRLPRWRHAALVIAIAASYGILMEFGQVFVPERTHFMVADVIVNTLGASLVLVWFLVRPSLELTPIGKLLDRVVDDPAV, from the coding sequence ATGCGGCCAACCATCCCCCTGTTGCCCCGTCCGATCCGATGGACGGCCGTCGCCGCCGTCGCCGGCCTTATACTCTACGCCTCCCTGTTGTCACCCCCACCGGAGACGATCGTCGACGACGCCCGCCCGTGGTTCAGTCCACTCTCGTACTGGCGTCACTTCGTCGCCTACTGCACCCTCGCCGGCACCCTCGCGTACGCCACCGACCACTGGCGACTGCCGCGCTGGCGCCACGCCGCCCTCGTGATCGCCATCGCCGCCTCGTACGGGATCCTCATGGAGTTTGGTCAGGTGTTCGTGCCCGAACGAACCCACTTCATGGTCGCTGACGTCATCGTCAACACCCTCGGCGCGAGCCTCGTCCTCGTCTGGTTCCTCGTCCGGCCATCCCTCGAACTCACACCGATCGGGAAACTCCTCGATCGAGTCGTCGACGACCCCGCGGTGTGA
- a CDS encoding Cdc6/Cdc18 family protein, translating to MRKRPSIKHRCLKGETTLLPSARSCDLEQHILRALALLTEETGRTRFRTAEVYDAYENVVSQTNTSPLSYDRVQRLLKEQAFLGITESEYTGGGHGEGSYRVHRLLRSPEVVVEALDRE from the coding sequence ATGCGAAAACGGCCGTCAATCAAACACAGGTGCCTAAAAGGGGAGACTACACTTCTGCCCTCCGCGAGGTCGTGCGACCTAGAACAACACATCCTTCGCGCGCTTGCGTTACTCACCGAAGAGACTGGCAGGACCCGATTCCGCACTGCGGAGGTGTACGACGCCTACGAGAACGTCGTCAGTCAAACGAACACGTCTCCCTTGAGTTACGATCGCGTGCAGCGTCTCCTCAAGGAACAGGCGTTTTTGGGTATCACCGAAAGCGAGTACACTGGCGGTGGCCATGGGGAAGGGAGCTATCGCGTCCATCGGTTGCTCCGGTCCCCCGAGGTCGTCGTCGAAGCCCTCGACCGCGAGTAG
- a CDS encoding type IV pilin → MQLKAFFEDREAVSPVIGVILMVAITEILAAVIGTFVLGLGDQVGETAPNANWGTDVNEDETEVTFTHNGGDSVDKDELRFTVSGDVSLEDADDHGDGGELKEAVDTPLTAGSSITAVVSVDNDDDTGTVTLVWESGDQSSVLKSVDVDPDA, encoded by the coding sequence ATGCAATTGAAAGCGTTTTTCGAAGACAGAGAGGCGGTATCGCCCGTAATCGGGGTCATTCTCATGGTCGCGATTACGGAGATCCTGGCTGCGGTGATCGGGACGTTCGTGCTCGGGCTGGGTGACCAGGTCGGGGAGACGGCGCCGAATGCGAATTGGGGTACTGACGTTAATGAGGATGAAACGGAGGTAACGTTCACTCACAACGGCGGGGACAGCGTTGACAAAGACGAACTCCGATTCACGGTGTCAGGTGATGTTTCGCTTGAGGACGCGGATGATCACGGGGATGGCGGGGAATTAAAAGAGGCAGTCGACACCCCACTAACCGCTGGAAGCAGCATCACAGCGGTCGTATCTGTTGATAATGATGATGATACTGGAACAGTAACACTCGTCTGGGAATCTGGAGACCAATCTAGCGTTCTTAAATCGGTTGATGTTGATCCCGACGCATAA
- a CDS encoding glycosyltransferase, with the protein MIDSSVDIITPVYNDPNGITETLDSLLAQSTTHDYHIAIVDNDSTDRTPDIVRSYDHDHLTLHHEREVQSSYAARNTGIRNTDSDILAFVDADMSVPENWLEDALTAFRAAEADYMGCHVELELPENPTLAARYDHHTGFPVEGYIERQQFAPTCCLFVRREVFADVGLFDHRLESGGDKEFGNRVHDAGYDQHFASDVTMTHPTRNSIPQLVSKDRRVGRGLCQLQRYHPDRYGTPGVPPRPTGIKRPDRDLPTRDRLAFGTLSTFLTGVRGLGYYQEYLTGDRRDDGDGIPQLPAADR; encoded by the coding sequence ATGATTGACTCATCAGTCGATATCATAACCCCCGTCTACAACGATCCCAACGGAATCACCGAGACCCTCGACTCCCTCCTCGCTCAGTCTACCACACACGACTACCACATCGCTATCGTCGACAACGACTCCACCGATCGCACCCCCGACATCGTCCGTTCGTACGACCACGACCACCTCACTCTCCATCACGAACGCGAGGTCCAGTCCTCTTACGCCGCCCGCAACACGGGCATCCGCAACACCGACAGCGATATCCTCGCATTCGTCGACGCCGATATGTCCGTTCCCGAGAACTGGCTCGAGGACGCTCTCACCGCGTTCCGCGCCGCCGAAGCCGACTACATGGGCTGTCACGTCGAGCTCGAACTCCCGGAGAATCCGACTCTCGCCGCACGCTACGACCACCACACAGGCTTCCCAGTCGAGGGCTACATCGAACGACAGCAGTTCGCCCCGACCTGCTGTCTGTTCGTCCGCCGCGAGGTGTTTGCGGACGTCGGCCTGTTCGATCACCGCCTCGAGTCCGGCGGCGACAAGGAGTTCGGAAACCGCGTTCACGACGCGGGCTACGACCAGCACTTCGCGAGCGATGTCACGATGACGCACCCGACCAGGAACTCGATCCCCCAACTCGTCTCGAAGGACCGCCGCGTCGGCCGCGGCCTCTGCCAGCTCCAGCGGTACCACCCCGACCGCTACGGTACGCCCGGCGTCCCGCCGCGTCCGACCGGGATCAAGCGCCCCGATCGCGATCTCCCGACGCGTGATCGCCTCGCGTTCGGCACACTCTCGACGTTCCTCACGGGCGTCCGGGGACTCGGCTACTACCAGGAGTACCTGACTGGCGACCGACGTGACGACGGCGACGGAATCCCGCAGCTTCCGGCTGCCGATCGATAA
- a CDS encoding polysaccharide pyruvyl transferase family protein, with product MADKVGYAGWIGHNNIGDEALLAANRRLFSDIEFIDFRYWNGYDSLFLGGGTILPQFLVGGEPEVGRSNHFTAAIGVGIRDSDFWNQQLAPIDIRYLAGRIGLSGVIRNKYIEYLLEPAEYLSSNILATGYYFSDEDYRAIGEYEFDHLGVRGPLSQEILSKYDIDCELVGDTALVLEPSSTEIQREKKIAVCLQHDKLKWARNEDYLHHVVEFLSELSSEYRIVFLPFQKEDISMHIDLSNNLDSAEFKNYCSPMDVQGAINEIASCEYMIGEKLHANILSACSYTPFISLEYRPKCLDFAASVGMTDYNIRIDKLTKDKLKIIYENMVDSDCVVDKLESEVSKKRENIRQFAHKVDADLV from the coding sequence ATGGCGGATAAGGTTGGATACGCTGGTTGGATCGGTCACAATAATATTGGGGATGAGGCCCTGTTAGCGGCGAATAGACGCCTTTTCAGTGATATAGAATTTATTGACTTCCGATACTGGAATGGATACGATTCGCTTTTCCTTGGCGGTGGAACTATTTTACCGCAATTTCTTGTCGGAGGGGAACCGGAAGTCGGGCGCAGTAATCATTTTACCGCTGCAATTGGAGTAGGTATTCGAGATTCCGATTTCTGGAATCAGCAGCTGGCTCCGATAGATATTCGGTATCTTGCAGGACGAATAGGACTCTCGGGAGTTATTAGAAACAAATACATTGAATACCTTCTTGAGCCTGCTGAATACCTTTCCTCTAACATATTAGCTACTGGATATTATTTTTCCGATGAAGATTATCGTGCGATTGGCGAGTATGAGTTTGACCATTTAGGCGTTCGAGGGCCGTTATCTCAGGAAATACTCTCTAAGTACGATATCGACTGTGAACTGGTGGGCGACACAGCATTAGTGCTTGAGCCGTCATCTACAGAGATCCAGCGGGAAAAAAAGATAGCGGTCTGTCTCCAGCACGATAAGCTAAAATGGGCTAGAAACGAGGATTACCTACACCACGTCGTCGAATTTCTTTCCGAATTGTCCTCAGAATATAGAATCGTGTTTCTTCCTTTTCAAAAGGAAGACATATCGATGCATATTGACCTCAGCAATAATCTAGATAGCGCTGAGTTCAAGAATTATTGTTCCCCAATGGATGTGCAAGGAGCAATCAACGAAATCGCGTCCTGTGAATACATGATCGGTGAGAAGCTTCACGCAAACATATTGAGCGCATGTAGTTACACTCCGTTTATTTCACTAGAATATAGACCGAAATGTTTAGACTTCGCTGCTTCTGTTGGAATGACTGACTATAACATTCGTATTGATAAACTCACGAAAGATAAGTTAAAAATCATATACGAAAATATGGTAGATAGTGATTGTGTGGTCGATAAACTGGAGTCAGAGGTAAGCAAGAAACGTGAGAACATACGCCAATTTGCACACAAAGTAGATGCAGATCTAGTATGA
- the mntA gene encoding type VII toxin-antitoxin system MntA family adenylyltransferase antitoxin — MAGTADDTDAIDVDAIRRVLEGYPIRLGVLFGSRATGSTHAHSDVDVAVEFDGELSPDERRRARLDVIVDLTRELGTDDVDVVDLDGVRPAIGKAALERGVLLVGSPGRADRRRREFADRTTEDTRGDRLDRFDALLTEMEDAVDA; from the coding sequence ATGGCCGGCACCGCCGACGATACGGATGCAATCGACGTCGATGCGATCCGGCGTGTCCTCGAGGGGTACCCGATTCGACTCGGTGTCCTCTTCGGCTCGCGGGCGACCGGATCGACACACGCCCACAGCGACGTCGACGTTGCCGTCGAATTCGACGGGGAGCTCTCACCCGACGAGAGACGGCGGGCACGACTCGACGTGATCGTCGATCTGACCCGAGAACTGGGAACTGACGACGTCGACGTCGTCGATCTCGACGGGGTTCGCCCGGCGATCGGGAAGGCAGCCCTCGAACGGGGGGTGCTCCTCGTCGGGAGCCCCGGACGGGCCGATCGGCGACGGCGAGAGTTCGCCGATCGAACGACTGAAGACACGCGCGGTGATCGGCTCGACCGATTCGACGCGCTACTCACCGAGATGGAGGACGCCGTTGACGCTTGA
- a CDS encoding glycosyltransferase, producing MTASSKRTRPLVSIVTPVYADPEGLQTTLQSSVEQRHSSFEIVVAVTPSSGKTLEVAEEYTSKYSELIRVVKVQEKGRARARNAGIEEANGEIIAFVDADIWMDPDWLENAILDMKTKGAHYLACSVSISSTTDNGGFIERYDRALSIPVKHYIEEYHFAPTAALLLTRGLIEEVGTFDPELTSGEDREFGNRVYERGYELYVSDCEVYHPPRKKVSDQTQKAIRIGVGMEQLRRQYPDRYSLPSLMSPLSYAPPNPKRLRSRLSSNSYKPDFLEWMLFYLFNYFLKLYQQLGRWQHFRNR from the coding sequence ATGACTGCGTCTTCGAAACGAACGAGACCTCTTGTATCGATAGTTACCCCAGTCTACGCCGATCCTGAAGGCCTCCAAACTACCCTCCAAAGTTCTGTTGAGCAACGTCATAGTTCGTTTGAAATCGTTGTTGCCGTAACTCCCTCCTCAGGAAAAACACTTGAAGTAGCAGAAGAATATACATCAAAGTACTCAGAACTAATACGTGTTGTCAAAGTTCAAGAGAAGGGGAGAGCTAGAGCTAGGAATGCTGGAATAGAGGAAGCAAACGGTGAGATTATCGCATTTGTCGATGCCGATATCTGGATGGACCCTGACTGGTTGGAGAACGCGATTTTAGATATGAAAACCAAGGGGGCACATTATCTCGCTTGTAGTGTTAGCATTTCTTCCACCACCGACAATGGTGGATTTATTGAAAGATACGATCGGGCTTTGTCGATCCCAGTAAAGCACTATATCGAAGAGTATCACTTCGCTCCGACAGCAGCCCTGTTGCTTACTCGTGGCCTTATCGAGGAAGTAGGAACTTTTGATCCAGAATTGACGTCTGGAGAGGACCGTGAGTTCGGAAATCGTGTATACGAACGAGGATATGAACTCTATGTGAGCGACTGTGAGGTGTATCACCCTCCCCGAAAGAAGGTATCGGACCAAACTCAAAAAGCAATCAGAATCGGGGTTGGAATGGAGCAGCTCCGTCGCCAATACCCAGATAGATATTCGCTTCCGAGTTTGATGTCGCCGCTTTCGTATGCTCCTCCGAATCCCAAACGCCTCAGATCTCGACTTTCGAGTAATAGTTACAAGCCAGACTTCCTCGAATGGATGCTCTTTTATTTATTTAATTACTTTTTGAAATTGTACCAACAACTCGGCCGATGGCAGCACTTTCGTAACCGTTAG
- a CDS encoding NAD-dependent epimerase/dehydratase family protein encodes MHNKRVLVTGGAGFIGSNLANYLADDNEVHVVDDGYLGTPENLDDDVMYHERSVLEDDLPTDVDVVFHLAALSSYAMHEEDPQRGARVNVEGFVNVVQQARQDGCDTIVYATTSSIYGSRTEPSPVDMDVTVNTGYEASKMAREKYAEYFSNHYDLSMAGLRYFSVYQGYGGAEAHKGEYANVIAQFADDIANGRSPKLYGDGKQTRDFTHVSDIVRGTVLAAENELDGVYNLGTGDRYSFNTVVDMINDELGTDVEPEYVENPIPSDVYVHDTCADTSKIRSETGWKPEIEFEEGIERVCRQYKS; translated from the coding sequence ATGCACAACAAGCGAGTGCTTGTAACTGGTGGTGCCGGATTTATCGGCTCGAATCTCGCCAACTATCTCGCAGACGATAACGAAGTACACGTGGTCGATGACGGATATTTGGGAACTCCGGAAAACCTTGACGACGACGTGATGTATCACGAACGCAGCGTGCTCGAAGATGACCTCCCAACTGATGTCGATGTCGTGTTTCACCTTGCAGCACTCTCCTCGTATGCCATGCACGAGGAGGATCCCCAACGTGGGGCTCGCGTAAATGTAGAGGGGTTCGTGAACGTGGTCCAACAGGCTCGTCAGGACGGATGTGATACCATAGTCTATGCAACGACGTCATCCATCTACGGGAGTCGAACCGAGCCGTCCCCAGTCGACATGGACGTGACTGTCAATACGGGATACGAAGCGTCCAAAATGGCCCGAGAGAAGTATGCCGAATACTTCTCGAATCACTATGACCTCTCGATGGCCGGACTTCGGTATTTTTCAGTTTATCAGGGTTACGGTGGGGCAGAAGCGCACAAGGGTGAGTACGCGAACGTCATCGCACAGTTTGCAGACGACATAGCAAATGGTCGGTCCCCCAAACTCTACGGGGATGGCAAGCAGACCCGTGACTTCACCCACGTCTCAGACATCGTACGTGGGACCGTACTCGCCGCCGAAAACGAACTCGATGGTGTCTACAATCTCGGCACCGGTGACCGCTATTCATTCAACACCGTCGTGGATATGATCAACGACGAACTCGGCACCGATGTCGAACCCGAATATGTGGAGAACCCAATCCCATCGGACGTTTACGTTCACGACACGTGTGCCGATACATCCAAGATTCGTTCGGAAACCGGATGGAAACCGGAAATTGAATTTGAAGAAGGAATCGAACGCGTTTGTAGACAGTACAAGAGCTGA
- a CDS encoding type IV pilin: protein MHLRELFKDREAVSPVIGVILMVAITVILAAVIGTFVLGLGDQVGDTAPNSQFEGEQLTEDMEGQDVEEIVDFRHTGGDSVEGSALGISVSGLSGEDVDSENIEFDLLTDEGSLSAGDTATVEVEVTGGDPTSEDVVVNEGTEISLTWESGDRSSVLRAYELPNDIEYGEE from the coding sequence ATGCACTTGAGAGAGTTATTCAAGGACAGAGAGGCGGTATCGCCCGTAATCGGGGTTATTCTTATGGTCGCGATTACGGTAATCCTGGCAGCAGTGATCGGGACGTTCGTGCTAGGTCTCGGAGATCAGGTGGGAGATACGGCACCGAACTCGCAGTTCGAAGGGGAACAATTGACCGAAGATATGGAAGGACAGGATGTGGAGGAAATTGTAGACTTCCGCCATACCGGCGGAGATAGCGTTGAGGGCAGTGCACTTGGGATAAGTGTTAGCGGACTTAGTGGGGAAGATGTTGACTCTGAGAATATTGAGTTTGATCTGTTAACTGATGAGGGTTCCTTGAGTGCAGGTGACACCGCCACAGTTGAAGTAGAAGTTACTGGAGGTGACCCTACTTCCGAGGACGTAGTAGTTAATGAAGGTACAGAGATCAGCCTTACGTGGGAAAGCGGAGATCGGTCGTCCGTACTCCGTGCATACGAACTACCAAATGACATCGAGTACGGCGAAGAATAA